Sequence from the Bacillus thuringiensis genome:
TTGCTAATACTTGCACCACTTCCACAATGTCCCCATCAAAAAATTGCACCTCATCGATTGCAATAACATCCAGCTCTTCTGTAATATGTTCAAATATATCCTTTGAAGCTGAAACAGGAACTGCTTTTACCTTTAATCCATTATGTGATACAACATCTTCTTCACTATAACGATTATCAATACATGGTTTAAATACAATTGCATGTTGTTTTGCAAATTGCGTACGACGCACACGGCGGATTAGCTCTTCTGATTTGCCAGAAAACATACTACCGCAAATCACTTCAATCCAGCCATTTTGATTTATTAAGTACATGAAGCTCTCCTTTCATCTACTTTTTAGCTAAAAGTAGGGTAAAGGTATAATATTTTCGCAAAAAAAACAGACAAGCGAATAGATACACTTGCCTGTTTTATGTTTTTATTACTTAATACCGTATTTCTTATTGAAGCGGTCAACGCGTCCGTCTGCAGTAGCAAACTTCTGACGTCCAGTGTAGAATGGGTGAGAATCAGAACTGATCTCAACTTTTAGTAATGGATAAGTGTTACCATCTTCCCACTCAACAGTTTCGTTAGATCCTTTAGTAGATCCGCTTAAGAATTTGAAGCCTGTGTTTGTGTCCATGAATACAACTTTCTTGTAATCTGGGTGAATTCCTGCTTTCATTCTTTTCATCTCCTTCCGCCCTGAAT
This genomic interval carries:
- a CDS encoding thymidine kinase; this translates as MYLINQNGWIEVICGSMFSGKSEELIRRVRRTQFAKQHAIVFKPCIDNRYSEEDVVSHNGLKVKAVPVSASKDIFEHITEELDVIAIDEVQFFDGDIVEVVQVLANRGYRVIVAGLDQDFRGLPFGQVPQLMAIAEHVTKLQAVCSVCGSPASRTQRLIDGEPAAFDDPIILVGASESYEPRCRHCHAVPANKDK
- a CDS encoding type B 50S ribosomal protein L31, whose product is MKAGIHPDYKKVVFMDTNTGFKFLSGSTKGSNETVEWEDGNTYPLLKVEISSDSHPFYTGRQKFATADGRVDRFNKKYGIK